A genomic segment from Hydrogenobacter sp. encodes:
- the minE gene encoding cell division topological specificity factor MinE encodes MFDFLFGRGKSRDEAVRRLTLVLAYERRGLPPNFVEKLRDDLVSVFSKYPQFEVRRIEVDIRREKEGFDELWISIPFKS; translated from the coding sequence TTGTTTGACTTTCTGTTTGGCAGGGGAAAGAGCAGGGATGAGGCTGTAAGGAGACTTACTTTGGTGCTGGCTTACGAAAGGAGGGGACTGCCACCCAATTTTGTGGAAAAGCTCCGCGACGATCTCGTCTCGGTTTTCTCCAAGTATCCTCAGTTTGAGGTAAGAAGGATAGAGGTAGACATAAGGAGGGAAAAGGAGGGTTTTGATGAACTTTGGATCAGTATACCTTTCAAAAGCTAA
- a CDS encoding TrpB-like pyridoxal phosphate-dependent enzyme: protein WRPTPLHRARNLEEYLQTPAKIFYKNESVSPPGSHKPNTAVAQAYYNKISGVKKLTTETGAGQWGSSLAFATQFFGLECEVYMVRVSYNQKPFRRILMETWGARVIPSPSPYTNSGKSFYEENPEHPGSLGIAISEAIEKAVTSSNTKYSLGSVLNHVLLHQTVIGLEAKKQMEKAGYYPDYVIGAVGGGSNFAGLAFPFIKDKITGDKPNLEIIAVEPEACPTLTKGEYRYDYGDTVGLTPLLKMYTLGHNFVPPPIHAGGLRYHGDAPLVCLLYNEGYISAYAYKQRAVFEAALTFARTEGIVPAPETAHAIRKAIDVALECKKTGEEKVILFNFSGHGYFDLSAYDMYLRGELPDT, encoded by the coding sequence TGTGGAGACCTACACCTCTTCATAGAGCGAGAAATCTGGAAGAGTACCTTCAAACACCTGCAAAGATCTTTTACAAAAATGAGAGTGTATCACCGCCGGGAAGCCACAAACCAAACACTGCTGTAGCTCAAGCCTATTACAACAAAATATCCGGTGTTAAAAAGCTCACCACGGAGACGGGCGCTGGTCAATGGGGGAGTTCTCTCGCTTTTGCTACACAGTTTTTTGGTCTTGAGTGCGAGGTTTACATGGTTAGGGTAAGCTACAATCAAAAACCCTTCAGAAGGATACTTATGGAAACATGGGGAGCAAGAGTAATCCCCTCTCCCAGCCCTTACACAAACTCAGGAAAGAGTTTCTATGAGGAAAACCCCGAACACCCTGGGAGTCTTGGCATAGCCATAAGTGAAGCTATAGAAAAAGCGGTAACTTCATCCAATACTAAATACTCACTTGGAAGTGTTCTCAATCATGTGCTTCTGCACCAAACTGTAATAGGTCTTGAAGCAAAAAAGCAGATGGAAAAGGCAGGATATTATCCTGATTACGTAATAGGTGCGGTTGGTGGAGGGAGTAACTTTGCAGGGCTTGCCTTTCCCTTCATAAAGGATAAGATCACGGGAGACAAACCCAACCTTGAGATCATAGCTGTAGAGCCAGAAGCATGTCCTACGCTGACAAAGGGTGAATACAGATACGATTACGGAGATACGGTGGGGCTTACACCACTTTTGAAGATGTACACCTTAGGACACAACTTTGTTCCACCACCCATACATGCAGGTGGTTTGAGATATCATGGAGATGCACCTCTGGTGTGTCTTCTCTACAATGAAGGCTACATATCCGCATACGCATACAAACAGAGAGCGGTTTTTGAAGCTGCACTTACTTTTGCAAGAACAGAAGGTATAGTTCCAGCTCCAGAAACGGCGCATGCAATAAGAAAGGCTATAGATGTCGCTTTAGAGTGTAAAAAAACCGGTGAGGAAAAAGTTATACTCTTTAACTTTTCGGGACATGGCTACTTTGACCTTTCAGCTTACGATATGTACCTAAGGGGCGAACTGCCAGACACTTAA
- the minC gene encoding septum site-determining protein MinC yields the protein MIEIRGLTLPVVVIKVKEKLSPQEVIGYINERLSSKLFNGSYFLLDGGGFLNEEDLSQIENFLSSKNIRSVKKLNLDTGEREKGRLLVVQRHLRSGQKVEHNGDILILGNVNKDAQVIASGNIIVMGKLRGIAVAGALGDESAVVVALQMEPQQIRIGRKVAISSDEDRRSPGYPEVAKIENDTIVLEKVKG from the coding sequence ATGATAGAAATAAGGGGATTAACGCTACCTGTCGTAGTAATAAAGGTGAAGGAGAAACTTAGCCCTCAAGAAGTGATAGGATACATAAACGAGAGGCTCTCCTCCAAACTTTTCAACGGTAGCTATTTTTTGTTAGATGGCGGGGGGTTTTTAAATGAGGAAGATCTTTCACAGATAGAAAATTTTTTAAGCTCTAAAAATATAAGGAGCGTAAAGAAGCTCAATTTAGATACGGGTGAGAGGGAAAAAGGCAGGCTTCTTGTGGTTCAGAGACATCTCAGGTCAGGTCAGAAAGTGGAACACAACGGTGACATACTCATCCTTGGAAATGTCAATAAAGATGCACAAGTTATAGCCAGTGGAAATATTATAGTTATGGGGAAACTCAGAGGAATTGCCGTGGCAGGTGCCTTGGGAGACGAAAGTGCAGTAGTTGTTGCCCTTCAAATGGAACCTCAGCAAATAAGGATAGGTAGGAAGGTTGCCATATCCAGCGATGAAGATAGAAGGTCACCCGGTTATCCGGAGGTTGCAAAAATTGAGAATGATACAATAGTTTTAGAGAAGGTGAAAGGATGA
- a CDS encoding peptidylprolyl isomerase produces MVSKGFKRVSCGILLLATLILPTFALKLVDRVVASVNGEPVLESDVKLGELFYNTTDKKEVIKKIVDMYILAQFLENKGGHVPEEYINTAIMDIAKANNTDIDGLAKELSKEGLTIEDLKGFLEKELLSTQGLNAYLSKEIKISDLDIELEKLKRGEVKIKRDIDLLVLDKKDGDKVLKLMEEKKTLSEIAKALGSNLESLSVEKGDLVEPLDKEVWRTSPGNLVISEDNEHIYLAYVKDQRETYSGTPEEELKKELFTKKLEERRRELIESLKKKSFIKIISDAHSFGN; encoded by the coding sequence ATGGTTTCAAAAGGTTTTAAAAGAGTATCGTGTGGAATTCTTCTTTTGGCAACTCTGATACTTCCTACCTTTGCGCTGAAACTCGTTGATAGGGTTGTTGCGTCTGTAAACGGTGAGCCTGTACTTGAGAGTGATGTAAAGTTGGGAGAACTTTTTTACAACACCACTGACAAGAAAGAAGTAATAAAAAAAATAGTTGACATGTATATTCTCGCACAATTTTTAGAAAACAAAGGAGGGCATGTCCCTGAGGAATACATAAACACTGCTATTATGGACATAGCAAAAGCTAACAATACGGACATTGATGGGCTTGCGAAAGAGCTTTCAAAAGAAGGTCTTACCATAGAAGATCTAAAAGGATTCCTTGAAAAGGAGCTTCTTTCTACCCAAGGACTTAATGCTTACCTTTCCAAGGAGATAAAAATCTCCGATCTTGACATAGAACTTGAAAAGTTAAAAAGAGGGGAAGTAAAAATTAAAAGGGATATAGATCTGCTTGTACTTGACAAAAAGGATGGGGATAAAGTGCTGAAGCTTATGGAGGAAAAAAAGACGCTGTCTGAAATTGCAAAAGCTCTTGGATCTAATCTGGAAAGCCTCAGCGTAGAAAAAGGCGATCTCGTTGAACCCTTAGATAAGGAAGTATGGAGGACAAGCCCAGGAAACCTTGTTATCTCTGAAGATAATGAACACATTTATTTAGCATATGTGAAAGATCAGAGGGAAACATACAGCGGTACTCCTGAGGAAGAGCTAAAAAAAGAGCTTTTTACTAAAAAGCTTGAGGAAAGGAGGAGGGAGCTTATTGAAAGTCTGAAAAAGAAAAGCTTTATAAAGATAATTTCCGATGCGCATTCTTTCGGTAATTGA
- a CDS encoding methyltransferase, with product MKYLKDLEVKEFTFFGGKVKFKQPKKHRLSVTEILFLSNVKGIGRKSKVVDLGAGFGTLSILASLKYGCEVWAVERDESMLELLLYNVRINDLTDKVHVVEGDIRFVDKFMQKNHFDNVLLNPPFYPRTYGCKNNTFHFEGDTQLTDFLKATKYLLKDGGKVNLLYTAFRWVEAILTLKNNNINPITLRIFYPKMKKDGKFLHIYGVKNSKGYATIEKPLIINRDDGEYTDEVKDILCKFL from the coding sequence TTGAAATACTTGAAAGATTTGGAAGTTAAAGAGTTTACCTTTTTCGGCGGTAAAGTAAAGTTTAAACAGCCTAAAAAACATAGGCTATCTGTAACGGAAATACTTTTTCTATCAAATGTGAAAGGTATCGGTAGAAAAAGCAAAGTAGTTGATTTAGGCGCAGGCTTTGGGACACTTTCCATTCTGGCATCTTTAAAGTATGGTTGTGAAGTATGGGCTGTTGAAAGGGACGAAAGTATGCTTGAACTTCTCCTTTACAACGTCCGCATAAATGATCTTACCGACAAAGTACACGTTGTAGAAGGGGACATACGTTTCGTGGACAAGTTTATGCAAAAGAATCATTTTGATAATGTTTTACTGAATCCTCCTTTTTATCCAAGGACTTATGGATGTAAAAATAACACTTTCCATTTTGAAGGTGATACACAGCTTACAGACTTCCTTAAAGCTACAAAATATCTTCTGAAAGATGGTGGTAAAGTGAATTTACTTTATACAGCTTTTAGATGGGTTGAGGCTATTTTAACCTTAAAAAATAACAATATAAATCCTATTACTCTACGTATCTTTTATCCTAAAATGAAAAAAGATGGTAAATTTTTGCATATATATGGTGTAAAGAATAGTAAGGGATATGCAACAATTGAAAAACCATTAATAATAAATAGAGACGATGGTGAATATACAGACGAAGTAAAAGATATCCTTTGCAAATTCCTGTGA
- a CDS encoding HAD-IIA family hydrolase, with amino-acid sequence MDQYTFQKLNMVRLLLDLDGVLVKDKALNPFPDTVEFLRFLSDTGLPFKVVSNNSTRPPEEILQELKIKGVNLSKERLVTPLSVLPNYLREKGLFHIFVIGTPSLKSYLEREGFHAIENHNVQAVVIGQDRSLDFRKIKVATSAIFLSDAEIVPVNLSRIVKDDDGLYFPGAGSITQMLLHACNYNREVPNLGKPSKEFINYALRDMPEGETFLVSDDIYTDLIGAKDLGINTVFMTTGKYKREELLKTDFRPDFVFESLKDFGSFLKTFLR; translated from the coding sequence TTGGATCAGTATACCTTTCAAAAGCTAAACATGGTAAGACTTTTGCTCGATCTGGATGGTGTCCTTGTTAAGGATAAGGCTTTAAATCCCTTTCCTGATACAGTAGAGTTTCTAAGGTTTCTCAGCGACACTGGACTCCCTTTCAAGGTAGTTTCCAACAATTCCACAAGACCCCCTGAGGAGATACTTCAAGAGCTAAAAATCAAGGGCGTGAATCTAAGTAAAGAGAGGCTCGTTACACCCCTCAGCGTGCTTCCCAATTATCTCAGGGAAAAAGGCTTGTTTCATATATTCGTGATAGGTACTCCGTCGCTAAAGTCTTATCTTGAAAGGGAAGGCTTTCATGCAATTGAAAATCATAATGTTCAAGCAGTTGTAATAGGACAGGATAGATCGCTGGATTTTAGAAAGATAAAGGTGGCAACTTCGGCAATATTTCTATCAGATGCGGAGATAGTACCTGTAAACTTGAGTAGAATCGTAAAGGATGATGATGGTCTCTATTTTCCCGGTGCGGGATCAATAACACAGATGCTTCTCCATGCATGTAACTACAACAGGGAGGTGCCGAATCTCGGTAAACCTTCAAAAGAGTTTATAAATTACGCCCTTAGGGATATGCCAGAAGGAGAAACCTTTCTCGTAAGCGACGATATATATACGGATCTTATAGGGGCAAAGGATCTCGGTATAAACACAGTCTTTATGACTACAGGAAAATATAAAAGAGAAGAGCTTTTGAAAACAGATTTCCGTCCTGACTTTGTCTTTGAAAGTCTCAAAGATTTCGGAAGCTTTTTAAAAACTTTCCTAAGATAG
- the atpC gene encoding ATP synthase F1 subunit epsilon, protein MISVEIVTPQGIAFSRQVNLVNIPTQEGEIGVLERHMYLMTLLKPGLVYFDGNQKDGIAVTYGFVDITPERVIILAEEAYTVGEIDAGKEKELFDRAVKKLATAQTMEEIQEWERVRDRARTLLEILERFGS, encoded by the coding sequence ATGATAAGCGTAGAGATAGTTACACCTCAAGGTATTGCCTTCTCACGCCAGGTAAATTTGGTAAATATACCTACACAGGAGGGAGAGATAGGTGTTTTGGAAAGGCATATGTATCTTATGACGCTGTTAAAGCCGGGGCTTGTTTACTTTGATGGAAATCAAAAAGATGGAATAGCGGTGACATACGGGTTTGTGGACATAACACCTGAGAGGGTGATAATCCTCGCTGAAGAAGCCTATACTGTAGGTGAGATTGATGCAGGAAAGGAAAAGGAATTGTTTGATCGAGCTGTCAAAAAGCTTGCTACAGCACAAACCATGGAAGAGATTCAGGAGTGGGAAAGAGTAAGGGATAGAGCGCGAACCCTTCTTGAAATACTTGAAAGATTTGGAAGTTAA
- a CDS encoding peptidyl-prolyl cis-trans isomerase, whose amino-acid sequence MMLFRFIITACFVLFGFSYASIVAKINQKAITKEELIDAFNAYWREIIHMPITHATKKDMQEFLVEYVRSQIIQQEAKKMGINVRESELRDYISKNIGSNSISETVKNFVRTELLTNKIINTIARNIEVGDKEVIAYYYLNLRDFKLPAQVLVMRILADDLDTANEAYYRLLTGSGSLEGMNSIKEGKPMWYSIQTLPEIVKEQLYPYDVGKVSKPIDTGSGYLILKIIDRRGGGILPLEEAKPLVREKLLKEKRQEVFKEWFQKVLKEYRVEFFFWQL is encoded by the coding sequence ATGATGCTGTTTCGTTTTATAATAACAGCGTGTTTTGTGCTGTTTGGTTTTTCTTATGCCAGCATAGTCGCAAAAATAAACCAGAAAGCCATCACAAAAGAGGAGCTAATAGATGCCTTTAATGCTTATTGGCGTGAGATCATACATATGCCGATAACTCATGCTACAAAAAAGGATATGCAAGAATTTCTTGTGGAGTATGTGAGAAGCCAAATAATACAACAAGAAGCTAAGAAAATGGGGATAAATGTGAGAGAATCTGAATTGAGAGATTATATATCAAAAAACATAGGAAGTAACTCTATAAGTGAAACGGTCAAAAATTTTGTGAGAACGGAACTTTTAACTAACAAGATCATAAATACTATAGCCAGGAACATAGAAGTCGGTGATAAAGAAGTTATCGCATATTACTATCTTAATTTAAGAGACTTTAAACTACCCGCTCAAGTGCTTGTGATGAGGATTTTGGCGGATGATCTTGATACCGCAAATGAGGCTTATTACCGTTTACTGACAGGGTCGGGAAGTCTTGAGGGAATGAATTCCATTAAAGAAGGAAAACCTATGTGGTACTCCATCCAAACTCTTCCAGAGATAGTTAAAGAGCAGTTATATCCCTACGACGTCGGGAAGGTATCAAAGCCTATAGATACGGGTAGCGGTTACCTGATACTTAAAATAATTGACAGAAGAGGAGGAGGCATCCTTCCCCTTGAAGAGGCAAAGCCTTTAGTCAGGGAGAAACTTCTGAAAGAAAAAAGACAGGAGGTGTTTAAAGAATGGTTTCAAAAGGTTTTAAAAGAGTATCGTGTGGAATTCTTCTTTTGGCAACTCTGA
- a CDS encoding FAD-linked oxidase C-terminal domain-containing protein, which translates to MFSILKKKPMDKLSEVLGKNKVNTSIVERKLYSYDATPIPVERSIPSAVVFPENQEDVQKLVEICYQEDIPIFPRGAGSGLTGGAVPTTEKGVVVSFEKMKKFSVDVDNATATVEPGVITHDFQQYVEKLGLFYPPDPSSFRYSTIGGNIAENAGGPRCLKYGVTREYVLGITAVIKEGKVLKTGNPVIKDVAGYDITKFFVGSEGTLGLITSATLKLIPKPRARATALVLFDRLEDVGKAVTRIMTSGVFPSALEFMDADAIRAVEDHKPVGLPKDVSALLLIELDGSPQSVKEDLDLVEGLLKQMGLRVKVAEDEASAEKLWMARKNLGPALANLKTGKINEDIVFPRIYLSEAIPKLRDVARKYDLLMVIFGHIGDGNLHVNLLYDKKNRDEEERAERAVDEIFHLALSYKGSITGEHGVGLTKRKFLKWQLGDVGVEVMRDIKSVFDPKNLFNPGKLFTED; encoded by the coding sequence ATGTTTAGCATATTGAAAAAAAAGCCTATGGATAAACTCTCTGAGGTACTTGGCAAGAACAAGGTAAACACATCCATAGTGGAAAGAAAGTTATACTCCTACGATGCTACACCCATACCCGTGGAGAGATCCATCCCTTCTGCGGTAGTGTTTCCAGAAAATCAGGAGGATGTTCAAAAACTTGTTGAGATCTGTTATCAAGAGGATATACCTATCTTTCCAAGGGGTGCAGGCTCAGGTCTAACGGGAGGTGCGGTTCCTACGACTGAAAAGGGTGTGGTTGTTTCCTTTGAGAAAATGAAGAAATTCAGTGTGGATGTGGATAACGCTACAGCTACCGTAGAGCCTGGTGTTATTACTCACGACTTTCAACAGTATGTAGAAAAACTCGGACTTTTTTATCCACCGGATCCTTCCTCTTTTAGGTATTCCACAATAGGTGGAAATATAGCTGAAAATGCCGGAGGTCCAAGATGTCTAAAATATGGCGTTACGCGAGAATATGTACTTGGTATCACAGCGGTGATAAAAGAGGGCAAGGTCTTAAAGACGGGCAATCCAGTTATAAAAGATGTGGCAGGTTACGATATTACCAAGTTTTTTGTTGGTTCTGAAGGGACTCTTGGACTCATAACTTCAGCAACCCTTAAGCTTATCCCCAAACCTAGGGCAAGGGCAACCGCTCTGGTATTATTTGACAGATTGGAAGATGTAGGAAAGGCTGTTACGAGGATCATGACTTCTGGTGTGTTTCCATCAGCTCTTGAATTTATGGATGCTGATGCCATAAGAGCTGTTGAAGATCATAAGCCTGTTGGACTTCCTAAAGATGTATCCGCACTTTTACTCATAGAGCTGGACGGTTCTCCCCAAAGCGTAAAGGAAGATCTTGATCTTGTTGAAGGGCTCCTTAAACAGATGGGACTCAGAGTTAAAGTTGCTGAAGATGAAGCATCTGCAGAAAAGCTTTGGATGGCTCGTAAAAATCTCGGACCTGCGCTCGCTAACCTAAAAACCGGCAAAATAAACGAAGACATAGTTTTCCCGAGAATTTATCTCTCCGAAGCTATACCTAAATTGAGGGATGTAGCCAGAAAGTATGATCTCCTTATGGTCATTTTTGGGCATATAGGTGACGGAAATCTGCATGTTAATCTTCTTTATGACAAGAAAAATCGCGATGAAGAAGAGAGAGCGGAAAGGGCTGTTGATGAGATCTTTCACCTTGCACTTTCTTATAAAGGATCAATAACTGGAGAACATGGCGTAGGACTCACCAAAAGAAAGTTCCTAAAATGGCAACTGGGTGATGTAGGTGTGGAAGTAATGAGAGATATAAAGTCTGTTTTTGATCCGAAAAACCTGTTCAATCCTGGAAAACTCTTCACGGAAGATTAA
- a CDS encoding polysaccharide deacetylase family protein — MILILLYHKVVKYPTFDLWWKTFDIQLYILKRFFRLITLDDVIEYFRIGKFPESPSVAITFDDGYADNYIYAYPILKKHKLKATLFIASSRILRIERKRKNLEDYWKGEVSLRELYDPKNMWEANYEFLKYGKSDDFLTQEELLSMKDVFDIGWHSKYHTKDFYEEKLLDLCDGKNFHWSLYHAYAEEPKMGFPIFPMRGSLSVRKGKLKEEVKAFLKSLNKDFFKMSGWKRELKNDLLSRFDKLLEFEKEEERMARTIREVEESLSELEAITGEKILHSAYPFGDYDIFLRKELSKRFISAFTTEKRLVKPQDDTYLLPRVTVPKDMWSFLAILGKFLKSFRNL, encoded by the coding sequence TTGATACTGATTTTGCTTTATCATAAAGTTGTCAAGTACCCAACCTTTGATCTGTGGTGGAAGACTTTTGATATACAGCTTTATATACTCAAAAGGTTCTTCAGATTGATCACTCTTGACGATGTAATAGAATATTTCAGGATCGGTAAGTTTCCAGAATCACCATCTGTCGCCATAACCTTTGATGACGGTTATGCGGATAACTACATCTATGCCTATCCAATTCTAAAAAAGCATAAGCTAAAGGCTACCCTTTTCATTGCTTCTTCAAGGATACTAAGGATTGAAAGGAAAAGAAAGAATCTTGAGGATTACTGGAAGGGAGAGGTATCTCTTCGTGAACTATACGATCCTAAAAATATGTGGGAAGCCAATTACGAATTTCTCAAATATGGTAAAAGTGATGACTTTTTGACACAGGAGGAGCTTTTAAGCATGAAAGATGTCTTTGATATCGGTTGGCACTCCAAGTACCACACTAAAGATTTCTATGAAGAGAAACTGTTGGATCTGTGTGATGGAAAGAATTTTCACTGGTCTTTATATCACGCCTACGCCGAAGAACCAAAGATGGGATTTCCTATATTCCCTATGAGAGGCTCTCTTTCGGTGAGGAAGGGTAAGCTGAAAGAAGAAGTGAAAGCCTTTTTGAAGAGTCTAAATAAGGACTTTTTTAAGATGTCAGGTTGGAAAAGGGAGTTAAAAAATGACCTGTTAAGTAGGTTTGATAAGCTTTTGGAATTTGAGAAAGAAGAAGAAAGAATGGCAAGGACTATAAGGGAAGTAGAAGAATCTCTTAGTGAGCTTGAAGCTATTACAGGAGAGAAGATTTTACACTCGGCTTATCCCTTTGGTGATTATGACATCTTTTTAAGAAAAGAGCTTTCCAAAAGGTTTATATCTGCCTTCACCACAGAAAAGAGATTAGTAAAGCCTCAAGATGACACATATCTCCTGCCAAGGGTGACAGTACCCAAAGACATGTGGTCATTTCTTGCTATCTTAGGAAAGTTTTTAAAAAGCTTCCGAAATCTTTGA
- the minD gene encoding septum site-determining protein MinD, translating into MTKIYVVTSGKGGVGKTTVTANLSVALAKLGKKVLAVDADIGLRNLDMILGLENRIVYDVLDVLEGRVEFSKALVKDKRGITLWLLPANQTKNKDAVDKDRWVKLLEDIKSSQEYDYVFIDSPAGIEQGFQIAVLPADTALVVVNPEVSSVRDADRIIGLLENMGKKDYFLVVNRVRWDAIKKGEMLSVEDIVDILKAPLLGVIPEEPKLVDFTNRGEPIVLDNSYGASKAILDMARRILGEDVPMMYHGEKKSFLEKLFGR; encoded by the coding sequence ATGACAAAGATATACGTTGTTACATCGGGGAAAGGTGGTGTAGGAAAAACAACGGTTACAGCAAATTTGAGTGTCGCCCTTGCCAAACTTGGCAAAAAGGTGTTGGCAGTGGATGCGGACATAGGATTGAGGAATCTTGATATGATACTTGGGCTTGAAAATAGAATAGTTTACGATGTACTGGATGTACTTGAAGGGAGAGTTGAGTTTTCTAAAGCGCTTGTCAAAGATAAGAGGGGAATAACTCTGTGGCTTCTCCCGGCAAATCAAACCAAGAACAAGGACGCTGTTGATAAAGATAGATGGGTAAAACTTCTTGAGGATATAAAATCATCGCAAGAATATGATTATGTGTTTATAGACTCACCGGCGGGTATAGAGCAAGGATTTCAAATAGCCGTACTTCCAGCTGATACAGCGCTTGTGGTGGTAAATCCCGAGGTTTCCTCTGTAAGAGATGCTGATAGGATAATAGGACTGCTTGAAAACATGGGTAAGAAGGATTACTTTTTGGTTGTGAATCGCGTAAGATGGGATGCCATAAAAAAGGGTGAGATGCTCTCCGTTGAAGATATAGTAGATATACTTAAGGCACCTCTCCTTGGTGTCATACCGGAAGAGCCAAAGCTTGTGGATTTCACAAACAGAGGGGAACCCATAGTTCTTGATAACAGTTATGGTGCTTCAAAAGCCATTTTAGACATGGCAAGGAGGATACTTGGAGAAGATGTGCCAATGATGTATCACGGGGAGAAGAAGAGCTTCTTAGAAAAGCTGTTCGGGAGGTAA
- a CDS encoding DUF507 family protein, with product MRLPEKLMERIADRIIKELGDERVIEVEDPYTFKKKILAVFKEAEEEERMLDEKTKEVLKERLDLLEESSLDYRTAYRAVRAKLAEEMNIHTSRRERMNQIANMIKDLIMAEESVEIYEEPHHIRNRIRQILMDAVKEEEEIDREVRERIKSYSRRIVEGTPEWNHLYRRIYEDALKRRGLL from the coding sequence ATGAGGTTGCCGGAAAAACTTATGGAGCGGATAGCTGACAGAATTATAAAGGAGTTGGGGGATGAAAGGGTTATAGAAGTGGAAGATCCCTATACCTTTAAAAAGAAAATACTTGCGGTTTTTAAAGAGGCTGAAGAAGAAGAGAGGATGCTTGATGAAAAGACAAAAGAGGTTTTAAAAGAGAGGCTTGATCTGCTTGAAGAATCAAGTCTTGATTACAGAACAGCATACAGAGCCGTGAGAGCAAAACTGGCTGAGGAGATGAATATACACACAAGTAGGAGAGAGAGGATGAACCAGATAGCTAACATGATAAAGGACCTTATAATGGCTGAAGAGAGCGTTGAGATATATGAAGAACCTCACCACATAAGAAACAGGATAAGACAGATACTCATGGATGCGGTGAAAGAAGAAGAGGAAATAGACAGGGAAGTTAGGGAGAGGATAAAATCTTACTCCAGAAGGATAGTGGAAGGTACGCCTGAGTGGAATCATCTCTACAGAAGGATCTACGAAGATGCTTTAAAAAGGAGAGGATTACTGTGA
- a CDS encoding glycosyltransferase family 4 protein, producing the protein MRILSVIDGIGWGGTKEQVYLLAKELAKRGMDVHLALAFEYGKMVEKLTPYGVKFHFFEHHSKLSRFSLANYYRLWKIIKNGDFDVVIANSPHAFDFVRLVYPFLSKRPKLVAVKRSGRIPNIMSLKFKYAYADALVVVSSTIKEELLNVGFPAEKVFVVESGIDTERFRPDPTIREIVRSKLHIPPDAKVFINVANWNPKVKGQDRLIETFSKLKCDECYLVLVGIDTDIYAPELLRKYGIESKSLALGFREDVDELLNMADFFVLSSYLEGISNALLQAMACGKVVISTKAGGIEKAIKDGKNGFLVDVGDFDGLLRKMMQVISLTEGDLIRISKEAIKTAQDFSINKTADGYEKLFERLLS; encoded by the coding sequence ATGCGCATTCTTTCGGTAATTGACGGGATAGGCTGGGGTGGTACAAAAGAACAGGTTTACCTCCTTGCAAAAGAGCTTGCGAAAAGAGGTATGGATGTGCATTTAGCCTTAGCCTTTGAGTATGGAAAAATGGTGGAAAAGCTAACACCTTACGGTGTAAAATTTCACTTTTTTGAACATCACAGTAAGCTTTCAAGATTCAGCTTAGCCAATTACTACAGACTTTGGAAGATAATAAAAAATGGGGATTTTGATGTGGTAATTGCAAATTCACCGCACGCCTTTGACTTTGTGAGATTGGTTTATCCCTTTCTAAGTAAGAGACCTAAGTTGGTAGCTGTAAAAAGATCTGGTAGGATACCGAACATAATGTCTCTAAAATTTAAGTATGCCTATGCTGATGCTCTCGTTGTGGTATCGTCCACCATAAAGGAGGAGCTTCTAAACGTGGGGTTTCCCGCAGAAAAGGTTTTTGTTGTAGAAAGCGGTATAGACACTGAACGCTTTAGACCAGATCCTACGATAAGGGAGATCGTGAGGAGTAAACTCCATATCCCACCAGATGCAAAGGTGTTTATAAATGTTGCAAATTGGAACCCAAAGGTGAAGGGACAAGACAGACTTATTGAGACATTTTCTAAACTTAAATGTGATGAGTGTTATTTAGTCCTTGTGGGTATTGATACGGATATTTATGCGCCTGAGCTTTTAAGAAAGTACGGTATAGAAAGTAAATCCTTGGCTCTCGGTTTTAGAGAAGATGTGGATGAGCTTCTCAACATGGCTGACTTTTTTGTGCTTTCCTCTTACCTTGAGGGTATATCTAATGCGCTTTTGCAAGCTATGGCTTGCGGTAAGGTTGTCATATCAACAAAAGCAGGTGGTATAGAGAAAGCGATAAAAGATGGAAAGAACGGATTTTTGGTGGATGTAGGTGATTTTGATGGACTTTTAAGAAAGATGATGCAAGTAATTTCGCTTACTGAGGGGGATCTGATTAGAATATCCAAAGAGGCTATAAAAACTGCACAGGACTTTTCTATAAACAAAACCGCAGACGGATACGAAAAACTCTTTGAGAGGTTACTTTCTTGA